The segment GATTTCTCAGAGCCTGCTGGCGATACCAATGTACCTGCTTTATGAAGTCGGGCTGCTGTTTGGTCGGCTGGTGCGCAAGCGCAAAGAGGAGAAAGAAGCCGCCGAAGAGCAAGAAGCAGACCTCTAAACACGGGGTCAGGGTGCAAATACTTAAAAACCACCGCCATCTTTAATGGCGGTGGTTTTTTTATCTGCAGCACAGCGTCGAGCTTAATCCATCATTTCTGCAATGCGGTCTACCAACTTAAAAATACCGGTAGCAGCTTCGCTGATACGCGTTGCCAGCATATAGGCAGGCGTAGTGACCACGCGGTGCTCAAGATCCACCACGATGTCTTCTACCCCGCAGCTACGGTGCAGGCCGCCCATGGCGCTAATGGCCCCGGAAACCGCGGGATCATTGCCCACCGTCACCGCAATGCCCTCCTCCAATAGGCGGGGCACCAGTACGGGGGAAATACACATCAAACCAATCGGCTTGGCCTCCTCACGAAACCCCACCAAGGTCGCTTTTAATGTATCTAGAACTTGCATACTGTCACTGGCGCTGGCGAAGTCCGACAAGTTCTTGGCGACGCCAAAACCGCCGGGCACTATAACTGCGTCGAAGCTGTCAGCGTCTAACTCCTCCAGCGGGCTGACCTCTCCCCGCGCCAGGCGGGCAGACTCCAGCAGGACGTTGCGCTTTTCGCCCTCTACCACCTCTTGAGTGAGGTGGTTAACCACATGGTGCTGCTCTATATCTGGGGCAAAACAACGGTAACCGATACCCAACTGATCCAAGCGCAGCAGCGTTAGCGTGGTCTCGTATATTTCTGAACCATCGTAAACGCCACAGCCGGCTAGAATCACCGCCACCTGTTTGGTCATGCTTATCTCCTTATCCCAGGGTCTGCCGAACGCAATACAGCAAAGCAATCGCTCACTTTAGTCAGT is part of the Halomonas alkaliantarctica genome and harbors:
- the elbB gene encoding isoprenoid biosynthesis glyoxalase ElbB, with translation MTKQVAVILAGCGVYDGSEIYETTLTLLRLDQLGIGYRCFAPDIEQHHVVNHLTQEVVEGEKRNVLLESARLARGEVSPLEELDADSFDAVIVPGGFGVAKNLSDFASASDSMQVLDTLKATLVGFREEAKPIGLMCISPVLVPRLLEEGIAVTVGNDPAVSGAISAMGGLHRSCGVEDIVVDLEHRVVTTPAYMLATRISEAATGIFKLVDRIAEMMD